A section of the Pan paniscus chromosome 7, NHGRI_mPanPan1-v2.0_pri, whole genome shotgun sequence genome encodes:
- the LOC100981318 gene encoding putative uncharacterized protein FER1L6-AS1, whose protein sequence is MDILPYLHMSHGKCPLPVRGKGEMEGEALLSCLAMNSLGEQEACLDLGSKTPSLEISSNNQERPTNREETGIICPERLFIYSSKDSSKRLPGGLCIKNKTTCVPVQLHPSSSPKCQEAIVSPQARVKLLNKIKMDTAL, encoded by the exons ATGGACATCCTCCCTTACCTTCACATGTCACATGGCAAGTGCCCTCTCCCTGTGAGGGGCAAGGGTGAGATGGAGGGAGAAGCCCTGTTGAGCTGCTTGGCCATGAACAGTTTGGGGGAACAGGAAGCTTGCCTTGACCTCGGGTCCAAG ACTCCCTCCCTAGAGATCTCATCAAATAACCAGGAAAGACCAACCAACAGAGAAGAGACTGGAATCATCTGCCCAGAAAGACTTTTCATCTATTCTTCTAAGGACAGCTCCAAGAGATTACCTGGGGGACTTTgtataaaaaataagacaacCTGTGTTCCTGTGCAGCTTCATCCCTCATCTTCCCCTAAG TGTCAAGAAGCAATAGTTAGTCCACAAGCACGAGTGAAATTACTGAACAAAATTAAGATGGATACAGCACTCTAA